Proteins encoded together in one Lysinibacillus sp. FSL K6-0232 window:
- a CDS encoding DMT family transporter — translation MAWLFLIFGGILEVGWVLGLKYSNGFTNIKVVIPTVVLLVLSFYAFSKALKFLPISTAYAVFTGLGSFGTALVGMVFLGDSVSLIKIVFVLMLISCIIGLKFISNQSETEDGV, via the coding sequence ATGGCATGGTTATTTCTTATTTTTGGAGGAATTCTAGAAGTAGGTTGGGTTTTAGGGTTGAAGTATTCAAATGGTTTCACAAATATAAAAGTCGTAATTCCAACGGTTGTATTACTGGTATTAAGTTTCTATGCTTTCTCTAAAGCGTTAAAGTTTCTTCCTATATCAACTGCCTATGCTGTTTTTACAGGTCTGGGTTCTTTTGGGACGGCCCTTGTCGGCATGGTATTTTTAGGGGATTCCGTTAGTCTTATAAAGATTGTATTCGTGTTAATGTTAATTAGCTGTATTATTGGGCTTAAATTTATATCCAATCAGTCTGAAACAGAGGATGGTGTATAG
- a CDS encoding TetR/AcrR family transcriptional regulator, translated as MMSKGEATKQEILKHALILFSTKGYEETSLKEIANRVNIKAPSIYAYFSSKEELFESVTNNVMRDYHLFMRNQLSSLNMPSVEEKLYTLMEKLNKYFYDHELGFFIKRYGVVPPEKFKDFMLQKYNESESEIRKLLYNILESESDKYVETETIVTAFLCMLDGTLFYMVNFSTEEYERRLKISWEVFLRGIVK; from the coding sequence ATGATGAGTAAGGGAGAAGCAACAAAGCAAGAAATATTGAAGCATGCTCTAATCCTATTCTCTACAAAAGGATATGAAGAAACATCTCTTAAAGAGATAGCAAACAGGGTAAATATTAAAGCACCATCTATTTATGCCTATTTCTCCAGTAAAGAAGAATTGTTTGAAAGTGTCACTAATAATGTTATGAGAGATTATCATCTTTTTATGCGTAACCAATTAAGTTCGTTAAACATGCCTTCTGTAGAGGAAAAATTATACACGCTTATGGAAAAATTAAATAAATATTTTTATGATCATGAGCTGGGCTTTTTTATTAAAAGATATGGAGTCGTGCCTCCTGAGAAATTTAAGGATTTTATGCTTCAAAAATATAATGAATCGGAATCAGAAATTAGAAAATTACTCTATAATATTTTAGAGAGTGAATCGGACAAATACGTTGAAACGGAAACTATTGTGACAGCTTTTCTTTGTATGTTAGATGGTACGCTCTTTTATATGGTGAATTTCTCTACAGAAGAATATGAAAGAAGATTAAAGATAAGCTGGGAAGTTTTTTTGCGGGGGATTGTTAAGTAA
- a CDS encoding MFS transporter yields the protein MRKEQSTASSRKVLFASLVGSTIEFYDFFLYGTVAALVFNKLFFPSHDPYVSLLLAYASFGVTFFIRPLGGLIFSHMGDKFGRKNTLVISLLLMGISTVCIGLLPTYSTIGILAPILLVFLRLLQGVAVGGEWGGAVLLAVENAPKEKRGFYGSFPAMGIPLGMLLGTTAISIMTLLPEGQFLSWGWRIPFLLSAVLVITGLWIRRGIEETSAFSEEKQKGNVVKIPLFETLRYHWKAVLISLGAKCVEVGPFYLFTTFFISYATDSIGFTRTTALNIITVATIVTTLCIPIMGKLSDVLGRKRVFMMGAAGIALFSFPYYYLLSTASTFWAYAVSIIGLGILWSSIASIIGTMFTEMFSTNVGYTGITLGYQAGSALFGGTAPMIATVLLSAYNNSWVPLAIFIAILSVASFISVTFLRKAPVMEEGLVDQSLPQKELVIK from the coding sequence ATGAGAAAAGAACAATCAACTGCAAGTTCCCGAAAAGTATTATTCGCTAGTTTAGTGGGCAGTACGATTGAATTTTATGATTTCTTTCTTTATGGTACCGTGGCAGCGCTTGTTTTCAATAAACTGTTTTTCCCAAGCCATGATCCATATGTAAGTCTGTTACTTGCTTACGCTTCCTTTGGTGTTACGTTTTTTATTCGCCCTCTTGGTGGTCTTATTTTTAGCCATATGGGCGATAAATTTGGAAGAAAAAATACCCTTGTTATCTCACTTTTATTAATGGGGATTTCAACAGTATGTATAGGCTTGTTGCCAACGTATAGTACAATCGGAATTTTAGCGCCCATTCTACTTGTATTCTTACGACTCCTACAAGGGGTTGCTGTTGGTGGAGAATGGGGAGGAGCTGTTCTTCTAGCAGTTGAAAATGCACCGAAAGAAAAACGAGGGTTTTATGGAAGTTTCCCAGCGATGGGGATCCCTCTGGGTATGCTACTTGGAACAACAGCTATTTCAATAATGACTTTACTTCCAGAAGGGCAATTTCTTTCATGGGGATGGAGAATTCCTTTTTTACTAAGTGCAGTTTTGGTGATTACTGGTTTATGGATACGCCGTGGCATTGAAGAAACCTCAGCATTTAGTGAAGAAAAACAAAAAGGAAATGTTGTAAAAATCCCTCTTTTTGAAACACTACGTTATCATTGGAAAGCTGTGTTAATTTCATTAGGAGCAAAATGTGTTGAAGTAGGTCCATTCTATCTATTCACAACATTTTTTATCTCCTACGCTACAGATAGCATAGGTTTCACAAGAACTACAGCATTAAACATTATTACTGTTGCAACTATTGTAACGACATTATGTATTCCAATAATGGGGAAATTATCGGATGTATTGGGCCGTAAACGTGTATTCATGATGGGAGCAGCCGGCATTGCTCTCTTCTCGTTCCCTTATTATTATTTATTGTCAACAGCCTCAACATTTTGGGCTTATGCCGTTTCCATTATTGGTTTAGGCATTCTATGGTCTTCCATTGCAAGTATAATTGGCACAATGTTTACAGAAATGTTCAGTACAAATGTTGGCTACACGGGAATAACACTTGGCTATCAAGCAGGATCGGCATTGTTTGGAGGAACTGCTCCTATGATCGCTACTGTCTTACTAAGTGCTTATAATAACTCTTGGGTTCCACTCGCTATTTTTATTGCGATCCTTTCTGTGGCCTCATTTATCTCTGTAACATTTTTACGCAAAGCGCCAGTGATGGAAGAGGGCCTAGTAGATCAATCATTACCTCAGAAAGAGCTAGTTATTAAATAG
- the dcd gene encoding dCTP deaminase: protein MVLSDQTIQSLLHHESMKIQPLGTKQIQPASVDLRLGNHFLKAMPNEDNSLNITQAMTYEEIIAEKITIPPKSFLLATTKEYIELPNFLTAFVEGRSSIGRMGLFIQNAGWVDPGFAGQITLELFNANDTAVVIEEGIRICQLVFVKTDIPVVNEYNGKYKYQTNAVGSKIYLDQDRE from the coding sequence ATGGTACTTTCAGATCAAACAATACAAAGCTTACTTCATCATGAATCTATGAAAATTCAACCATTAGGAACAAAGCAAATACAACCTGCTTCTGTCGATTTAAGGCTAGGCAACCACTTTTTAAAGGCTATGCCAAATGAAGATAATAGTCTTAATATTACTCAAGCAATGACGTATGAGGAAATAATAGCAGAGAAAATAACTATTCCTCCTAAATCCTTCCTGTTAGCGACAACGAAAGAATATATAGAGTTGCCCAATTTTTTAACAGCCTTTGTGGAGGGAAGAAGTTCTATAGGAAGAATGGGCTTGTTTATCCAAAATGCAGGCTGGGTTGATCCTGGCTTTGCGGGGCAAATCACGTTGGAATTATTTAATGCCAATGATACAGCAGTCGTTATAGAAGAGGGAATTCGGATTTGCCAGCTTGTCTTTGTTAAAACGGATATACCTGTTGTAAATGAGTACAACGGAAAATACAAATATCAAACGAATGCAGTAGGCAGCAAAATTTATTTAGATCAAGATAGAGAATAA
- a CDS encoding DMT family transporter, producing MSWLFLVLAGIMEVGGVIFLKLSEGFTKIKPTIMLIIFMGLSFIALSISLKEIPVSIGYGIWTGIGAAGSVLIGMMVFKEPKDAKKLVLVGGIIISIVGLKLVS from the coding sequence ATGAGCTGGTTATTTTTAGTGCTAGCAGGAATAATGGAAGTCGGTGGTGTAATATTTTTAAAATTATCTGAAGGCTTTACGAAAATAAAGCCAACTATTATGTTAATCATATTTATGGGGTTAAGCTTCATCGCTCTATCTATCTCGTTAAAGGAAATACCTGTAAGCATTGGTTATGGTATATGGACAGGAATCGGGGCAGCCGGAAGTGTGTTAATTGGCATGATGGTTTTCAAGGAGCCTAAGGATGCAAAAAAGCTAGTTCTTGTTGGTGGAATTATCATAAGTATTGTTGGGCTGAAATTGGTATCCTAA
- a CDS encoding FAD synthetase family protein yields MNEPLDIQEPHVMALGFFDGVHLGHQFLLQQAKKIANKKNLKLTVMTFDPHPSEIIKCEADRKYLTPLASKLEEMSKHGVDKVFVMNFTLPFASLPASEFINQYIINLRATHIVVGFDFTFGYKAQGNVDYLRQVSMYNPFEVTVISKRVTNDNKISSTLIRELISEGDVHLVPYYLGKHYEMNGLINFPMNLYTQQKLNNIKFQIQGKYILPKRGLYKVEITNGDRTIQGFFKHNSSHDNHFELSSNKLERLKQGNQTEITVKFFNKVAYMDTIPIWN; encoded by the coding sequence ATGAATGAGCCATTAGACATTCAAGAACCACATGTGATGGCTTTAGGTTTTTTCGATGGTGTTCATTTAGGTCACCAGTTTTTATTACAGCAAGCAAAGAAAATTGCCAACAAAAAAAATTTAAAATTAACTGTTATGACCTTTGATCCTCATCCTAGTGAGATTATCAAATGTGAAGCAGATAGAAAATATTTAACCCCGTTGGCTTCTAAACTTGAAGAAATGTCTAAACATGGTGTAGATAAAGTTTTTGTAATGAATTTTACATTGCCATTCGCTTCACTTCCTGCAAGCGAATTTATTAATCAATATATAATAAATCTTCGTGCAACCCATATTGTTGTGGGCTTTGATTTCACCTTTGGTTATAAAGCCCAAGGCAATGTAGACTATTTACGACAGGTCAGTATGTACAATCCCTTTGAAGTTACAGTAATTTCAAAAAGGGTCACGAATGATAATAAAATAAGTTCAACCTTAATTAGAGAGCTAATAAGTGAAGGCGATGTCCATTTAGTCCCGTACTACTTAGGGAAACATTATGAAATGAATGGGTTGATAAATTTCCCGATGAATTTGTATACACAACAGAAGTTAAATAATATTAAGTTTCAAATTCAGGGGAAGTACATTTTGCCGAAAAGAGGTCTCTATAAAGTGGAAATTACAAATGGGGATAGAACTATTCAAGGTTTCTTTAAGCATAATAGCTCTCACGACAATCACTTTGAGCTGAGCAGTAATAAGCTGGAAAGGTTGAAGCAAGGAAATCAAACAGAAATTACTGTTAAATTTTTTAACAAAGTAGCCTATATGGATACTATACCTATTTGGAATTAA
- the folE2 gene encoding GTP cyclohydrolase FolE2, with protein sequence MLKADTINYKLKTLFHSEEAFIDQQEGLKDVQQQKGDFEFDIQEVGISNVKLPIILKEQDRLQTPLATIKLTTSLKSNERGTHMSRLIQNLELYLVKPLTLPLLKELVQQIAYSLKQGRVDLAIDFPWVFETTSPVTQLTSTQHANLQLNIRYDSHQTMELWVAMKIGVTTLCPCSKEISIYGAHNQRGFITMQAKADETTISDSWKHDLKNIALSNASAPIYNVLKREDEKFVTEEAYQNPRFVEDLARLVAADLEEVHWIKNYKVTCENEESIHLHNAIAVIERNK encoded by the coding sequence ATGTTGAAAGCAGATACGATTAATTACAAGCTGAAAACTCTATTTCATAGTGAGGAAGCTTTTATCGATCAGCAAGAAGGCTTAAAGGATGTGCAGCAACAAAAGGGGGATTTTGAGTTTGACATTCAAGAAGTAGGAATATCGAATGTCAAATTACCAATCATTTTAAAGGAGCAAGATAGATTACAGACTCCTTTAGCAACAATCAAACTGACAACATCTTTAAAAAGCAATGAACGTGGTACACATATGAGTCGGCTTATTCAAAATCTTGAACTATATTTAGTAAAGCCATTGACACTGCCATTATTAAAAGAATTAGTCCAACAAATAGCCTATTCGTTAAAGCAAGGGCGCGTTGATTTAGCAATTGATTTTCCGTGGGTCTTTGAAACAACTAGTCCTGTTACACAATTAACAAGCACGCAGCATGCTAATCTACAGTTAAACATTCGCTATGATAGTCACCAGACAATGGAGCTATGGGTTGCGATGAAAATAGGGGTCACAACGCTATGTCCATGCTCCAAAGAGATAAGTATCTACGGTGCACATAATCAGCGCGGCTTTATTACAATGCAAGCGAAGGCAGATGAAACAACAATTAGCGACAGCTGGAAACATGACTTAAAAAATATTGCTTTATCGAATGCGAGTGCCCCTATTTATAATGTATTAAAACGTGAGGATGAAAAATTTGTGACGGAGGAAGCATATCAAAATCCAAGATTTGTGGAAGATTTAGCTCGATTGGTGGCAGCGGATTTGGAAGAAGTACACTGGATTAAAAATTATAAAGTAACTTGTGAAAATGAAGAATCCATTCATTTACATAATGCAATTGCTGTCATTGAACGCAATAAATAA
- a CDS encoding flavin reductase family protein has translation MDDRTFRNAMGKFATGVTVITTVIDGEAHGMTANAFMSVSLDPKLVLISIGEKARMLDKINTSGKFAVNILSEEQKELSMHFAGQIKEEREVEFDWVNELPVLKNALANIVCNVHSKQIAGDHTLFIGEVTDIVMSEGSPLAFYEGKYSTVSQLVNL, from the coding sequence ATGGATGATAGAACTTTTAGAAATGCAATGGGTAAATTTGCTACAGGGGTAACAGTGATTACAACAGTTATAGACGGAGAAGCGCATGGTATGACAGCCAATGCATTTATGTCGGTATCGCTTGACCCAAAATTGGTGTTAATATCAATTGGTGAAAAAGCTAGAATGCTAGATAAAATTAATACGTCAGGCAAATTCGCTGTTAATATATTGTCAGAGGAACAAAAAGAACTATCAATGCATTTTGCGGGACAAATTAAAGAAGAACGTGAAGTTGAATTTGACTGGGTAAATGAACTACCAGTATTAAAGAATGCATTAGCAAATATTGTATGTAATGTTCATAGCAAGCAAATTGCAGGAGATCATACACTCTTTATTGGAGAAGTAACTGATATCGTTATGAGTGAAGGGTCACCACTTGCTTTCTATGAAGGGAAATATAGCACAGTTAGTCAGCTTGTAAACTTGTAA
- a CDS encoding GntR family transcriptional regulator, whose translation MKEVQLKPIAKEKTTQDKVYKQIKKAILFGGITSDEIFTEVQLAETLNTSRTPVRAAIQDLVKEGLLVAIPRKGMTVKKITKEEQDEIFLVRSAIEVEAVKKLIERITSTEQLKSLKIILKQQEEALENDDAIRFIELDHEFHLSLTKLAKFTIIEQILTNLHNLTQLIGLRAVRKPGRMRSVLIEHQQIVQAIEEKNPELASKMILNHLENTKETLVVIDNS comes from the coding sequence ATGAAAGAGGTTCAGTTAAAGCCAATAGCGAAGGAAAAAACAACCCAAGATAAAGTTTATAAGCAAATTAAGAAAGCTATATTATTTGGTGGAATTACAAGTGACGAAATTTTTACAGAAGTTCAATTAGCAGAAACACTGAATACTTCAAGAACACCAGTAAGAGCAGCTATTCAAGATTTGGTAAAAGAAGGTTTGCTTGTTGCGATTCCAAGAAAGGGAATGACCGTAAAAAAAATTACTAAAGAGGAACAGGATGAAATCTTTTTAGTAAGAAGTGCTATTGAAGTGGAAGCAGTGAAAAAACTTATTGAAAGAATTACATCGACTGAGCAGCTGAAATCATTGAAAATAATTTTAAAACAACAAGAGGAAGCATTGGAAAATGATGATGCGATTAGATTTATTGAGCTAGATCATGAGTTCCATCTCTCTCTTACCAAATTGGCTAAATTCACGATTATTGAACAAATTTTAACGAATCTTCATAATCTTACTCAGCTTATTGGATTGAGAGCAGTTAGGAAGCCAGGGAGAATGAGAAGTGTTTTAATTGAACACCAGCAGATTGTACAAGCTATAGAAGAAAAAAATCCTGAATTAGCTTCAAAAATGATTTTAAACCATTTAGAAAATACAAAAGAAACATTAGTAGTTATTGATAATTCCTGA
- a CDS encoding 4-hydroxyphenylacetate 3-hydroxylase C-terminal domain-containing protein, with the protein MGEAFYNYLLPTKKLINPETKDDIYQYIRSTGVGAEEKIKLFKLVWDIIGSEFSGRHQQYEMFYNGAPFVTKGYSFRNYGYEEPVKMVEAFLESYSLPTQVEELV; encoded by the coding sequence GTGGGGGAGGCGTTTTACAATTACCTTCTTCCTACAAAGAAACTGATCAATCCTGAAACGAAGGATGATATCTATCAATATATACGTTCTACAGGCGTAGGTGCTGAGGAGAAAATTAAATTATTTAAGTTAGTATGGGATATCATTGGATCAGAATTTAGTGGGAGACATCAACAGTACGAAATGTTCTATAATGGTGCACCATTCGTTACGAAAGGCTATTCATTTAGAAATTATGGATATGAAGAACCAGTGAAAATGGTTGAAGCTTTTTTAGAAAGTTATTCTCTTCCTACACAAGTGGAGGAGCTCGTTTAG
- a CDS encoding carbon-nitrogen family hydrolase, which produces MKIASIQLEIKDNESKNARIDRVEAMIDKLKGQDLIVLPETWATGYFAFDRYVDESEEINGDFVQRFSSKAKEIRSYLFAGSFIERNNGKFYNTSVLFSPEGALIGTYRKIHLFRYGSQEGQILTRGNETTVVDTDFGKVGLSTCYDLRFPELYRAEVDLGAELLLVTSAWPHARLEHWKIFNTARALENQCFLISSNCVGQTHGVHLGGHSQVVDPWGIVMASGGDEETIVKTEIDPSQIASIRDAFPNLKHRVLDKQEELI; this is translated from the coding sequence ATGAAGATTGCATCAATACAATTAGAGATTAAAGATAATGAATCTAAAAACGCTCGTATAGATCGTGTGGAAGCAATGATTGATAAATTAAAGGGTCAAGATTTAATTGTTCTACCTGAAACATGGGCAACTGGGTACTTTGCATTTGATCGATATGTTGATGAATCGGAAGAAATTAATGGAGATTTTGTACAGCGATTCTCTTCAAAGGCAAAAGAAATTCGTTCTTATCTATTTGCAGGCAGCTTTATAGAAAGAAATAATGGAAAATTCTATAACACTAGTGTTTTATTTTCTCCAGAGGGTGCACTTATTGGAACCTATAGAAAAATTCATCTATTCCGTTATGGTTCACAGGAGGGGCAAATTTTAACGAGAGGCAATGAAACAACTGTAGTAGATACAGACTTTGGGAAGGTAGGATTATCAACTTGCTATGATTTACGTTTCCCTGAATTGTACCGTGCAGAAGTAGATTTAGGAGCAGAGCTACTTCTTGTTACATCTGCTTGGCCACATGCCAGATTAGAGCATTGGAAAATATTTAATACAGCGCGAGCATTAGAAAACCAATGTTTCTTAATTTCAAGTAACTGTGTTGGTCAGACGCATGGTGTTCATTTAGGTGGTCATAGTCAAGTGGTTGATCCTTGGGGAATTGTAATGGCAAGTGGAGGCGATGAAGAAACGATTGTAAAAACAGAAATTGATCCATCTCAAATCGCTTCTATTCGTGATGCTTTCCCAAATTTAAAGCATCGAGTTTTAGATAAACAGGAGGAATTAATTTAA
- a CDS encoding DUF2848 family protein translates to MDIHVSGERISVTPKRLLIAGYTGKDQASVKKHIDELREIGVPAPPQVPMIYDISTNLLTTDQSISVVQESSSGEAEVIIMSVKGKWYVGLGSDHTDRELEKVSIQKSKQVCSKPISTQFWSLDDIENHWDDIEMRSWMIVDGDKKEYQAGTLGEFLQPKDLLKIIKERGYYSEDMVVFCGTLPIITGEFIYGDGFSAELYDRLTDSKIQLDYKVHILTDAEVV, encoded by the coding sequence ATGGATATTCATGTTTCTGGAGAACGTATAAGTGTAACTCCAAAACGTCTACTGATTGCTGGTTACACAGGGAAGGATCAGGCATCTGTAAAAAAACATATTGATGAATTAAGAGAGATTGGCGTCCCAGCTCCTCCACAAGTTCCAATGATTTATGATATTTCAACAAATCTTCTTACGACAGATCAATCTATTTCAGTTGTTCAAGAAAGTAGTAGTGGAGAAGCAGAAGTAATTATTATGAGTGTTAAGGGAAAATGGTATGTAGGGCTTGGAAGTGACCATACGGATCGTGAGCTTGAAAAAGTGTCTATTCAAAAATCCAAACAAGTTTGCAGCAAGCCTATCTCTACACAGTTTTGGTCTTTAGATGATATTGAAAATCATTGGGATGACATTGAAATGAGAAGCTGGATGATTGTTGATGGTGATAAGAAAGAGTATCAAGCAGGAACACTTGGAGAATTCCTCCAGCCTAAAGATTTACTTAAAATTATAAAAGAGCGTGGATACTACAGTGAGGATATGGTTGTATTTTGTGGAACGCTTCCTATTATAACTGGTGAATTTATTTACGGTGATGGTTTTTCAGCAGAATTATATGACCGTTTAACGGACAGCAAAATCCAATTAGATTATAAGGTTCATATTCTGACAGATGCGGAGGTTGTATAA
- a CDS encoding GTP-binding protein, whose amino-acid sequence MKKIPVTVLSGYLGAGKTTVLNNILQNEKNLRVAVIVNDMSEINIDAELVEMGSGISRTEEKFVELSNGCICCTLREDLLIEVQKLAEKGNIDYIVIESTGISEPIPVAQTFSYIDEELGIDLTATCKLDTMVTVVDANRFWHDFQSGESLLDRKEAVGELDERDVADLLIDQIEFCDILLLNKCDLVDEEELGKLENVIRTLQPEAKIIRTINGNIDPSDILNTNRFDFEKVSNSAGWLKELQLGHENHTPETEEYGISSFTYMRRLPFHPERFKEWAEHMPKSIVRAKGIVWSAAHHDIAILLSQAGPSVNINPVSYWVAALPKHQKEQILQQNPAIQEDWDIEYGDRMTKIVIIGMDLPKDAIVSSLDKCLLTKDEMMGAWDELADPFGWKISGR is encoded by the coding sequence ATGAAAAAAATACCAGTAACAGTGCTTAGCGGCTATTTAGGTGCGGGAAAAACAACTGTTCTCAATAATATTTTACAAAATGAGAAAAATCTTCGAGTGGCTGTCATTGTCAATGATATGAGTGAAATTAATATTGATGCAGAGCTAGTGGAAATGGGCAGCGGCATCTCTCGTACAGAGGAGAAGTTTGTGGAGCTGTCAAATGGCTGTATTTGCTGTACATTGCGTGAGGATTTATTAATTGAAGTGCAGAAATTAGCTGAAAAGGGCAATATCGATTATATCGTCATTGAATCAACAGGGATTAGTGAGCCAATTCCAGTTGCACAAACATTCTCGTATATTGATGAAGAATTAGGCATTGATTTAACGGCTACATGCAAGCTAGATACGATGGTGACAGTTGTAGATGCTAATCGTTTTTGGCATGATTTCCAATCTGGCGAAAGTCTATTGGATAGAAAGGAAGCTGTTGGGGAGTTAGATGAGCGGGATGTTGCTGATTTATTAATTGATCAAATAGAATTTTGCGATATTTTGCTCCTAAATAAATGTGATTTAGTAGATGAGGAAGAATTAGGGAAGCTTGAGAATGTGATTCGAACGTTACAGCCAGAAGCTAAAATTATTCGTACTATTAATGGTAACATCGACCCTTCAGACATATTGAATACCAATCGCTTTGATTTTGAAAAGGTGTCAAATTCCGCAGGCTGGTTAAAGGAGTTACAGCTAGGGCATGAGAATCATACACCTGAAACAGAAGAATATGGTATTAGCTCGTTCACATATATGAGAAGATTACCATTTCATCCAGAGCGCTTTAAAGAATGGGCAGAGCATATGCCAAAATCAATCGTGAGAGCGAAAGGGATTGTTTGGAGTGCAGCACATCATGATATTGCTATTCTTTTATCGCAGGCAGGACCTTCTGTCAATATTAACCCAGTATCCTATTGGGTAGCTGCTTTACCGAAGCATCAGAAAGAGCAAATATTACAGCAAAATCCAGCAATTCAAGAGGATTGGGATATCGAGTACGGAGATCGCATGACGAAAATCGTTATTATTGGAATGGATTTACCGAAGGATGCTATTGTCAGCAGCTTAGATAAGTGCTTATTAACAAAAGATGAAATGATGGGGGCATGGGACGAGCTTGCAGACCCATTCGGATGGAAGATTAGTGGACGATAG
- a CDS encoding 4-hydroxyphenylacetate 3-hydroxylase family protein, with translation MVRTSQEYLEALKDDRVIYINGERVKDVATHPAFKGITNTIAGLYDLALDESQNMTYTTEDGTLANKIYMIPKSREELKERRLAISKWSQATCGFVGRSPDHVASFLASFASSPEVFERGGEGFGENVVNFYKHVRDKDLYVTYVIIPPQIDRSKAAHELEDKFLPVGVYEEKEDGIVVRGSQMLGTASAVSDYLFVSCLTPLRPGDEDYALSFVLPIHAKGLKFYARPSYADKSPSTFDYPLSSRFDESDSLVVFDDVFIPWSDIFVYKNIDIVRAQFHETPAHVLGNNQAQIRFSNKLKFLIGAARKVTAMNGIDKIPSVQEKLGELASIAASVEGNLLASEYNCIIDKNGVARPDPRFLYGVVGQQDIIYASVIRILRELCGGGVLQLPSSYKETDQS, from the coding sequence ATGGTTAGAACAAGTCAAGAGTATTTAGAGGCATTGAAAGATGATAGAGTGATCTACATAAACGGAGAAAGAGTTAAAGATGTAGCAACACACCCTGCTTTTAAAGGAATTACAAATACGATTGCTGGTTTATACGATTTAGCATTAGATGAATCGCAAAATATGACTTATACAACAGAGGATGGCACGCTCGCAAACAAAATTTATATGATTCCAAAGAGTCGTGAAGAGCTAAAGGAACGAAGATTAGCAATTTCTAAATGGTCTCAAGCAACTTGCGGATTTGTTGGCAGAAGCCCTGATCATGTTGCTAGCTTTTTAGCCTCATTTGCTAGTTCACCTGAGGTATTTGAACGTGGGGGAGAAGGTTTTGGAGAAAATGTTGTGAATTTCTACAAGCATGTGCGTGATAAAGATTTATATGTAACATATGTTATCATTCCACCGCAAATTGACCGAAGTAAAGCAGCCCATGAATTGGAAGATAAATTTCTACCAGTGGGTGTTTATGAAGAAAAAGAGGACGGTATTGTTGTAAGAGGCTCTCAAATGCTTGGCACAGCATCAGCAGTATCTGATTATTTATTTGTAAGTTGTCTTACTCCACTACGTCCTGGGGATGAAGACTATGCATTGTCCTTTGTATTACCGATTCATGCAAAAGGGTTAAAATTTTATGCAAGACCTAGTTATGCTGACAAATCACCAAGCACATTTGATTATCCATTATCTTCTCGTTTTGATGAAAGCGATTCATTAGTTGTTTTTGATGATGTATTTATTCCATGGTCAGATATTTTTGTTTACAAAAATATTGATATTGTGAGAGCACAGTTCCATGAAACGCCAGCACACGTATTAGGTAATAATCAAGCCCAAATAAGATTTAGTAATAAATTGAAATTCTTAATTGGTGCAGCACGCAAAGTGACAGCAATGAACGGAATAGATAAGATTCCTTCTGTTCAAGAAAAGCTAGGTGAACTTGCATCTATTGCAGCTTCTGTAGAAGGTAACCTGTTAGCATCCGAATATAATTGTATCATTGATAAAAATGGTGTAGCACGACCAGACCCGCGTTTCCTTTATGGTGTAGTTGGTCAGCAGGATATTATTTATGCTTCAGTTATTAGAATTTTAAGAGAGCTATGTGGGGGAGGCGTTTTACAATTACCTTCTTCCTACAAAGAAACTGATCAATCCTGA